The following coding sequences are from one Desulfosporosinus orientis DSM 765 window:
- a CDS encoding DegT/DnrJ/EryC1/StrS family aminotransferase, which yields MIPLARPDITEKEKQAVLAVLDSNQLSLGPKLNEFEDKMAAYAGTQYAIACNSGTSGLHMIIAALGIKDGDEVITTSFSFISSSNCMLFERAKPVFVDIDEKTYNLDTAQIEEKITARTKAILPVHVFGQPANMNDIRRIALKHGLAIIEDSCEAIGAEWNGKKAGTMSNAGVFAFYPNKQMTTGEGGVVVTNNENLAKLCYSLRNQGRGIDSQWLNHVRLGYNYRISDISCALGIAQLERIDEILAKRQRAADLYMEKLKDVEGVILPIVDERAKMSWFVFVIRFEPWIDRNLVMQTLLKRGIGCRPYFTAIHLQPFYREMFGYKEGDLPVTEHVASGTLAIPFFNNITEEQIDRVVAEVKRAIGYAAIPDSEARLKRRYELGVASDHAVVR from the coding sequence ATGATTCCGTTAGCAAGACCAGATATTACAGAGAAGGAAAAACAAGCCGTACTGGCGGTCTTGGACTCCAATCAGTTAAGTTTAGGGCCTAAATTAAATGAGTTTGAGGATAAGATGGCAGCGTACGCCGGAACTCAGTATGCAATAGCCTGCAATAGCGGAACCAGTGGTTTACATATGATCATAGCTGCTCTGGGAATAAAGGATGGTGATGAAGTAATTACGACCTCCTTTAGTTTTATTTCCTCCAGTAATTGTATGTTATTTGAACGCGCTAAACCTGTGTTTGTTGATATTGATGAGAAGACCTATAACTTGGATACGGCACAAATTGAAGAGAAGATTACCGCAAGAACCAAAGCTATCTTACCGGTCCATGTTTTCGGGCAGCCTGCCAACATGAATGACATCCGCCGTATTGCGCTTAAACATGGCTTAGCGATTATTGAAGACTCTTGCGAGGCGATTGGGGCAGAGTGGAATGGCAAGAAAGCAGGGACGATGTCCAATGCGGGAGTCTTCGCCTTTTATCCGAATAAGCAGATGACAACGGGTGAGGGCGGGGTGGTTGTTACGAACAATGAAAACCTGGCTAAGTTATGTTACAGTCTGCGCAATCAAGGGCGGGGCATTGATAGTCAGTGGCTCAATCATGTTCGCCTGGGTTACAACTATCGCATTAGTGACATCAGCTGCGCCCTTGGTATCGCCCAGTTGGAACGTATTGATGAGATTCTGGCTAAACGCCAGCGAGCTGCTGATTTGTATATGGAAAAACTTAAGGATGTGGAAGGGGTTATTCTTCCGATCGTTGACGAGAGAGCGAAAATGAGTTGGTTTGTTTTTGTCATTAGGTTTGAACCCTGGATCGATCGAAATCTTGTCATGCAAACTCTCTTAAAGCGGGGAATCGGCTGCAGGCCATACTTTACGGCGATTCACCTGCAGCCTTTCTACCGGGAGATGTTTGGCTATAAAGAAGGGGATTTGCCGGTAACAGAACATGTTGCCAGTGGTACTTTAGCTATTCCGTTTTTTAATAATATCACTGAGGAGCAAATCGATAGGGTCGTGGCTGAGGTTAAAAGAGCTATTGGCTATGCCGCTATCCCTGATTCAGAAGCACGACTGAAGAGACGATATGAGCTGGGAGTGGCGAGTGATCATGCCGTCGTACGTTAA
- a CDS encoding polysaccharide biosynthesis protein gives MKFNRKSLALMLIDMVLVNLAAFGSFYLRFEGDIPQEYFLTYYHTAWAGTLIYLIIFLLFGLYNRLWQYASISELLSIVYAVTVGTSSVVLVIYFLAPVRYPHTVAVLLWLTTMFLIGGSRFLGRILQDSVFNLHLSGIPKRILIIGAGDAGALAVRELKNSNYREGYPVGIIDDAPEKQKLKLMGIPVLGTRKDIPRVVRSRRVEEVIIAMPSASGNVIRDMTEICEKSGLVIKIIPGIYNYFSGVVDSLKIREVQIEDLLGREQVNLDIEEVAGYLTGETVLITGAGGSIGSELCRQICRFNPQRLILVGRGENSIFDIEQELRSECPGINLFTEILDVKERDKVELVFRRFKPGVVFHAAAHKHVPLMERNPEEALKNNILGTYNLAEISDAIKVNTFVLISTDKAINPTSIMGATKRVAEMIIQSFDRQSQTRFVAVRFGNVLGSRGSVIPTFKKQIAKGGPVTVTHPEMVRYFMTIPEASQLVIQAGAMAQGGEVFILDMGKPVKIVDLARDLIRLSGLEVDVDIKIEYTGIRPGEKLYEELLTAEEGTTSTKHQRIFVAKPNGIDVAEIEGLVQLIRERGSYLTREEIITELAEVVPGFQQLPEKTEMGRAFR, from the coding sequence ATGAAGTTTAACCGAAAATCCTTAGCTTTAATGTTAATTGATATGGTACTGGTTAACTTGGCTGCATTTGGAAGTTTTTACCTTCGCTTTGAAGGGGATATTCCTCAGGAATATTTCTTGACATATTATCATACAGCTTGGGCCGGAACCCTCATTTATTTGATCATCTTCTTATTATTTGGTTTGTATAACCGGCTTTGGCAGTATGCCAGTATCAGTGAACTTCTTTCAATTGTTTATGCAGTCACGGTTGGAACGAGTAGTGTAGTACTCGTCATTTATTTTTTAGCCCCCGTGCGATATCCCCACACGGTAGCCGTGTTGTTATGGCTGACCACCATGTTTTTAATCGGAGGCTCTCGTTTCCTGGGACGGATATTGCAAGATAGTGTTTTCAATCTGCATTTATCCGGGATACCCAAGCGAATCCTGATTATTGGAGCTGGAGACGCCGGGGCCTTGGCGGTTCGTGAACTGAAAAACAGCAATTATCGTGAAGGTTACCCCGTCGGGATCATCGATGACGCTCCAGAAAAGCAAAAACTTAAATTGATGGGAATTCCCGTCTTAGGAACCAGGAAGGATATCCCGCGAGTTGTCAGATCCCGCAGAGTTGAAGAAGTGATTATTGCCATGCCTTCAGCGTCGGGGAATGTGATTCGGGATATGACGGAGATTTGCGAAAAGAGCGGGCTGGTCATTAAGATCATTCCAGGTATTTATAACTATTTCAGCGGAGTAGTGGATAGCTTAAAAATCCGCGAAGTCCAGATCGAAGATTTATTGGGAAGGGAGCAGGTGAATCTTGATATTGAGGAAGTTGCGGGTTATTTGACAGGAGAAACCGTCTTAATTACAGGGGCCGGCGGGTCCATCGGCTCAGAACTCTGCCGGCAGATATGTCGATTCAACCCGCAAAGGCTTATCCTGGTGGGACGCGGCGAGAACAGCATTTTTGATATCGAGCAGGAACTGCGTTCGGAATGTCCGGGGATTAACCTTTTTACAGAAATCCTGGATGTGAAAGAGCGAGATAAGGTGGAATTGGTTTTTCGCAGGTTCAAACCGGGAGTTGTCTTTCATGCTGCTGCTCATAAGCATGTTCCGCTCATGGAGCGAAATCCTGAAGAAGCTTTAAAGAACAATATCCTGGGAACTTATAATCTGGCGGAGATCTCGGATGCCATCAAAGTTAATACCTTTGTTCTTATTTCCACAGATAAGGCCATCAATCCCACGAGTATTATGGGGGCCACCAAACGAGTGGCGGAGATGATCATTCAAAGTTTCGACAGACAATCCCAGACTCGTTTTGTTGCCGTTCGCTTTGGCAATGTCCTGGGGAGCCGGGGAAGTGTCATTCCTACCTTCAAGAAACAGATTGCCAAGGGTGGTCCTGTGACCGTGACTCATCCGGAGATGGTTCGTTACTTTATGACCATTCCGGAAGCGTCTCAACTGGTGATTCAAGCCGGTGCCATGGCTCAAGGCGGGGAAGTTTTCATTCTTGATATGGGAAAACCCGTCAAAATTGTTGATTTGGCAAGAGACTTGATTCGTCTGTCAGGGCTTGAAGTGGACGTGGATATTAAGATTGAATATACCGGCATACGTCCCGGGGAAAAGTTATATGAAGAGCTGCTCACGGCAGAAGAGGGGACAACGAGTACGAAGCATCAGAGAATTTTTGTGGCCAAGCCCAATGGCATCGATGTGGCAGAGATTGAGGGGTTGGTTCAGTTGATTAGGGAGAGGGGTTCGTACTTGACCAGGGAAGAGATCATAACAGAGTTGGCTGAGGTTGTGCCGGGGTTCCAACAACTTCCGGAGAAGACAGAGATGGGGAGGGCTTTTAGATGA
- a CDS encoding response regulator: MVASLEKTIRVVVVDDHTLFAEGTVSLLSSEPYISVVGTAKNGSDCLKLVKTKYPDVVLLDINLPDFSGTDLIEKIKGIAPQVKIIMLTGQSPEGYVNASLNKGANGFLLKDCTKSEMTAAILQVSRSSGQCYFSQNMAPYLRSVIVGEEMRTNTIESKKISGTLLTPKEQEIIELIAQGLRNKEIAAALEIKNRTVDFHVSNILSKLDAKSRLEAVLIYTKNQGIGDRIS; encoded by the coding sequence ATGGTTGCTAGTTTGGAGAAGACCATAAGAGTTGTAGTAGTAGATGACCATACACTCTTTGCGGAAGGTACTGTATCATTGCTATCGTCTGAGCCCTATATCTCTGTCGTGGGAACGGCTAAGAATGGCAGCGACTGTTTAAAACTGGTAAAGACAAAATATCCGGACGTGGTATTACTGGATATTAATCTGCCGGATTTCAGCGGAACGGATTTGATCGAAAAAATTAAAGGGATAGCTCCCCAGGTTAAGATTATTATGCTTACGGGACAAAGCCCGGAGGGGTATGTTAATGCCTCCTTAAATAAAGGTGCTAATGGCTTTCTGCTTAAAGACTGTACAAAAAGTGAAATGACAGCGGCAATATTGCAGGTCTCAAGGAGCAGCGGTCAGTGCTATTTTTCCCAAAACATGGCCCCCTATCTTAGATCTGTGATTGTTGGCGAAGAGATGAGAACGAATACTATAGAGTCAAAAAAAATCTCCGGGACACTTCTGACTCCAAAGGAACAAGAAATCATCGAATTGATTGCCCAGGGCTTGCGCAATAAAGAAATCGCTGCTGCCTTGGAGATTAAAAACCGCACAGTGGATTTCCATGTCAGCAATATCTTGTCAAAGTTAGACGCAAAATCTCGCTTAGAGGCGGTATTGATTTATACCAAGAATCAGGGGATAGGGGATAGGATTAGTTAA